Within the Rosa rugosa chromosome 2, drRosRugo1.1, whole genome shotgun sequence genome, the region CACCGGCTGCTCCTCCATCTTCCGTTATcttttcttcgtcttcttcaacTTCAACTTCTTCTTTATATACACCCTCGACAAACACAACGGGTTATAGTTCCTTGTCAAGCGACAATCTCCCGTATTTTGATTAAAATGCATGATAGCCTCATTAGCCTAGCTATTTGTTTGTTAATTTTCCCCTGCTTCAAGAATAATCATGTTtgatagactagaaatatgggAGTTGCAATACTTCCCCTTTCCAAATTATAATTGATATCAGATATCATAAAGAAGCATAAACTTGGAGTATCTAACAGCAATTTCTTAAATCCCCAACCTGTTATGACTCCAAGTTTTAAGCTCTTTCAAATGCCTTATTtacaaggatttttttttttagtttatttaCTAGAAATAATTTGGTTTCTTAATCTCGTTTCTCATATACTATTCTCTTCCAACGTTTTTAATTTATCTAAATGCAATCTTAATTAAGCTCACCATACATTAGGGTTTGTGTGAATGTTTTTCGCTCTTCTGTACCCAGGAGTTCATGTGATCGCAAATTTTGGAAGACTGTGAAATCTTAGTGGTATAATGGGTACTACATATCAAACTTTTGTTTTGGTATTCCAATTTCCACTAGGGTTTACAGATATACACGATCTGGCAAAATTGTCCATTGCACGTGTGGGATAGATTGACCTAGACTTTAATTAGGATTAAGTGGTACATGTTAGTCTGTGCAACTGAAAACAAAGGACCTGAAACCTTAGAAAAAACTACTTTGAGGGAGACAAAAGGGGTGGTGGTTGTGAATCCCAAGGTTTGAAACTTAATCACTAATTTGAACTACTCTCGTTTTTTTTCCCCCATGGATAGAAGTTTCATTTTTACTCTCATTTTTGTATGCATTTTGGGGATGATATGCATGCTTTTCACATTCCACTTCTAGATAATGTTTAGTGCTGGCCAGTAGGTGTGTTACACAACATTATCTTTTTGAGTGCAATATTGCTGATGCAGTTTAATTTGGTGATACATGCCTTGAAGTTTCACattgaaaattaattataaCAGGAGACAAAAATATGTTTCCCACTTGAAAAATTAATTATCCTCATAGAAAACAACATATATTTATGTACAGTCAATGACAATGATTAATGCCTACACGTTCTATATCAAGTATTAAACTATTAATCAAGCAAGTCTTCTTAGCGTGTGGagtttaaattatatgaaaaatTTAACATATTATATTATTAGATTgtgaaacattttttttttttaaaggaaagacgacaaactatattaagtgataACAGAGGgttacatggagcgatgcaaaagcatcaaaagaaaacaataaagcataacgAGATGCACAAAAACAtctataataaagaaaaaacaataaaggataataagatgcacagacgcatctagaatgaaaggtaactaggatgtgacttgatgtcgaaCGACACCGcagcactgcatatgtcacaagagcagtgtaaatgtaatagtaaccgtaaccgtaatcgtaaccggtgatatgatcacctaaGAGAGGTGATTCGCCCACcaggagttcgaaagtaaccgagggtgtcagaaactcaaaaattagcaaacgaactcctaagaaccagaaccaataccaaaTCAATATGAGTAGctgtctcggatccaagatccggatTTGTGAGCgaccaggatcccaaatacggatccaaatccggcctAAGACCAAAGACAAGTCTGCCAAAGCAGCCTTGACAAAAGCCCAAGACCATTTGAATCTGATTGGGGCACCCAAGCTCATGGGCACCCTAGCATCAGCTCCTCTCTGGGCACCCGAACTCCTCCGCATCCAAACACCATTGATCCGAGCCGCCGCGCCGTTATCCCCGCCTGAAACCACCAGGGGCTCCACCAAAGCTTGATGGAAGAGAGCATTCCAGAGAAGGAAGCTGCGCAACAGACATGGGAAGCTCTTCAACGTCGATTCGATCTGCAAATTCTGCCAGAGACGGCCCGAATATAACCCCTCCAACCCTCGTCGAAGAAGACTCAACCATCGTTCCAACCTATCATGCCGAACGGGATCAGCCTCACCATGTACCGATTCGGTGACAACACCGCCTGATCGATCCGGTCTGGGCATGCCCCGAACTTCCAAGCACAAACCAACCCGACCTACCTCACCAAGTTTGAGACGCGCCCGCTGAGGCCTCGACGAACTACCGCAGTGAGCCGCCATCTGCGATGATAGATAGGCTATCATCCTCAACACCGATCGAGCCGGTGATGCGCACGCTGCCTCCACCTCAACGCACAGGAGCGTCATTGGATAAAATGAGAAGGAGGGGAGAAGAGAGTCCCCACTCCAAAGAGCCGACACCACAGAAGGTGAAGGAATAGATCCCCATTGAACAAGGGGCCGGGGAAGGTGCTGCAAAACCTCGCCCAAGGGCGGCGGCCgctcaaccctagcagagtACTACTAGGTCTCATAATTATTCGACGGGTGAAATTTCTCTATTAGATTGTGAAACATAATTACTGATTAAATGAAATAATATTTAGTATTCTATTTTATATTATCATTCTAATATATCTAACAAGATACGCATTTGATGTAATGTAAATTTGGTATTCATGACATCTAGTTTTCTTGAGGAGCCTATGGAGTAGTGGGATCTGGATTGGCATCTAGGTTGCTTGAGTACTCGCATCTAAGCTTATCCTGATTGGAATTATGCACATCAAAATCTCTCCATTAAGAAATGTCTATAAATCTGACCTACTTTATTTCCAACATGAGagtaagaataaaaataaataaaaaagaagaagagaatttcAAGCGAATTAAATAACTTCAATCATTTTCGTCATCACATATTTAATAATTACATTAACATTTTCTTCAACTAGCTGGGACTAAAATAAACGTAAGCTCTGACTAAGATGCTGCATTTATCTTTGTAGCACTGATTAATCTCCCACGAGGTTTCCTAGATACCATAAACATACTATATTGATTAATACATAGCTGTTTGTTTTACTTAATTCAGTTTTGCTCAACAAACTGACAAAGAAGCATACATCTAAAATGCAGTTCCTTCCTTATACACGACTCTAAGAAAGTTGAATACTCAGTTGATCAACCCTCACTGCATGAACATTTCATAATACATAATAGAAAAAACATAAGCCAGATGAAGGAACGGAAAGACCTACGCATATCGATCATATGAGAAGCTAGCTACTCGTAGGTGCatataaaaattaataaaagggTAAGACTTTGCCTTCCACCAACCATATCGTGTCTTCCCCCTTCCTTCAACACGTGTCCCCTTCCCCGCCCCCCCCAACTTATTTGATTCTTCGAATTCTTCCTCATCGATCAGTTTCCAATTTCCATTATGCAAAATCTGTGTACCTCCCCGACGACCCACTGCGGAGAGCTTTTCCTCGTCGCCGGTGATGGACACCGTAAACCGAACAACAGTAATTGAAATCCAGTACCCATCGTCGAATGCCTATGGGTACTGAAGAAATCCAATACGCGTATATTCGAATCCGATACCAATCGCTGCGAATCCCTATGAATTTGACTGAAGAATGCAGAAGGAAACCTAATTTGGAAGAGAAAGGGAGGCTTGGATTTAGATCTGGTAGAGTGTTAGACGTTAAATGGAACTCGTCTTCTCCGTTTGGTGTTTCAATAGCaataaaatttgtttttttttttgtttttttttctgaaatggACACGTGCTCGCCCCTTAGTGGCTATGGTCAGCCTAAGCTAACCAGACCTGGTTTGCCATGTAATGTCCTTAATAAAATCATGTTGCAGAAGTCATTCAAAAATTCAGAATTGATTCCTCAAGACTTGGGAAGTATACAGTTTACACTAAAGATTTCACATGGGCTTATCTACTACTCTAAAAGTCTAAACATAGACATGAAACACACAAACAGAATTCTAGGAGCCGCATCATTCACGGAGTTGGGTACGTGTGGTAATCAGATCCATTAAAAAGATAGGCCCAGCTCAACCTATTTTTATCAAAGGAAATGATGGCTCTTTTCATTAGTCTGTGATGATTACCAAGCTTTGTTTTGTTTCCCAGATATAAGCGTACAAAAGTGATTCTCAGTTCAAACTTTGTCCAGATATGAGAAATCAATGCTAGCTAGAACAGTAAAAAGTGATATCAACAATAATATAAACTCATGCTCAAAGGTAGGAAGCTCGTAAGGACCATGATTGGGAAGACATTGGACCAGCAGGAAGACAAACCAAGCAGCTGACTTAGTTGCTGGTCTTGTTATCAGTGGGAAGTGCCCTGTGAACTGGGTTTCACATCCGCCTTCCTCTCTTGTTAAAGTTTTGTTGTATGATGGTCTCCCCTGTCCTCATGGGGACTTGTCATTTTCTGGCTATTCTGCCTGTTTTGTGCTGTTCCTTTGTTTGTTGGAGCAGCTGCTGCTGTGTTCTCTTTTTCTTGTTAAATGAAGTATCTTTTCAGCCAAATAAAAAAAGGTAGGAAGCTCGGGTAATTTCATGGCCTTCATCTAGCTAGAGTTAGAGAGACAATAAAAGCTGCTAAGATAGCTAGAGACTGATTCTAGCGTTATCATGTCATATCATGAATTATATTGATCTGCATCTACATCTACATCTACATGCATTACTATCTTACGAACTTTAATTGAAGTGTGTCAAGTTCTTGTCCGacgaaatattttttttttttttgggtgcatGTGATGGTATGCCAAATCAATGAGAAGGTTTTGCACACAATTACTAGGAAGCAAATTCACTGTCACTGTGCCACATGTACATGTGCTTGTGCTTGCCGTAGAAAATTCTACAATAGGTTGTATCTCATGATATTTTTATTCTCTAAAATGATCAAAAAGATTAGCTATAGCTAAACTTCATTTCACAaactcagaccaaaaaaaaaaaaaacttcatttcACAAACACACTCCATCTCATAATTAAGTTCGAAGTCATGAGAACCATATGCCAATTAACTTGCGGGCTAATTAATCAATCACAGCTTTAGCTTATAATTAATTCTCCATCTCCATGTCCACGATTAATTGCGCTTCCTACAGTTTTTTCTAATCTCACCCTGAGACCCAGTGAGTGGTTTATTATCTCCCATCTTGATCATTGCCTTAGCAAAGTCAGAATTGAACGTACTTGCACTGGCGCTGTATGTTTTAACCAATGAGTCTGTGGATCCACCATTGAACAGTATTTGATCAGAGTGGAGGAGACCCTTCTTGTTGATGAGGTTCTGGAAGTATTTAGGGTCGAAGCTATTTGGAGTTTGAGTGTCTAGAGGTGCAAGGTTGTTGTCTCCTGAGCCAGTGGTTGATGGGCAACTGTTCTGCCTGGTCTTTGCAAATGAAGCATCGATGTTGGTTTCGTTGTATATGCGTGCTCTGAAACTTGAACACCTTGCTTTCCCAATTGTGTGAGCTCCTGGAATAATCATGTAAAAGCAATTGCGCTATTAATAGTTTGGAATATCATATATTGACAGAAGCATTTCTAGGACTTGCTTGGTACCTAATACTTAATTCCATATATTTTAGATTGCAACAACGTATTTAGACTAGGTAAAAAACACAAAGCACTTGAATTTtaacaaaagatttctatctgCTTCAGCACTTCTAATAAATTAAAGCGctaccaaacacaaacaatgtCAAACAAAAGTTTAATCAAGTTCAAATTTATGATAGTCTAACAAAATGACATgcatgttttgttttattttgagaacataaataatataacatgtcaaattattcaaaccatAACATATTAGATTGTTACAAGAGACAAAGTTTCTCCGAAAGAGGAGATATGCTGACAGATGATTTACCAGATAAAGCAACCATGTCTCTTGTAGAGAGGCCTACAGCTTGGAACCTAGTGATGAGGTTGCTTAGGGTAGATGTGGGAGGAGGGATGACACCACTATTGGCAGCAGCAAGGCTTGTAGTCTTGGCATCTCTTCTTCCAAGTTTAACATTCCAGCTTGGCCCTCCAAGCTGCAGCAATTTGAAGCAAACTAAGTTTAATCTAGTGTTAATTAAGAGAACTCAGATCCTTAATTATTATATATGTTGGATATTATTAAGTCTAATAAATTAGCATCTAATTAATTTCCTCATGTGTTTTTGTGGAAGATTAACTCACAATCACAACGGAGTCTCGAGCAGCGATGGTAAGGATATCAGCACACGAAACGACGCCGGGGCATGCTTTTTCGACCTGGGTTTTTATCTTATCAATGACTTCAAATCCCCTAATTGAATTATTGTTGGGACCTGCTGTCTTCTCACCAGTGAAAGAAGAAGTGTCGTCTAGGAGTACAGACCCATCACAACCCTgttatcaatatatatattaagcatAATCTTAATTATTAATTACTTTAACAAATAAGTAAACAAACATATCAATTACAATTTGTTCATGCATGAAGCTTGAAAAGTCTACATGCATGAGGTTGGTGttattatttttccaagaaaaaGCTAAAGATGATGTTGACAATGCTGAGCTTTTAGGCTTTCTTGATTTTCAAACAACTTTAGTACCTTTTTCCATATACCAATACATGCATATGTCTTGAAGCTGAATGCTTCTAATCAGCCTATTCGAGATTATTGTAAATGTTACAACATGCCATTTCAAGGCACATTAGCCCTTGGCTCATAAATAGTATTTAATCGGACGTCAGTAGGTTGGATCGCAAATACAAAAGTACCAAACTATTTACACCGATCGAGTGTACTTTTTTTTGGCACAAAAGGTAAAATTTTGTTCATGATGACCCTAAATTATTGTAGATGTGACACCATGATTAGATAAGAAGAGCTAAAGTGAGACAGTTTCTGTGATATATTTAACATTATTTCCGTCCATGTTATAAACATATAACAAATAAGTGCATGACTAAATTAAATTAGTTAATTGTCAATTTTAATTAGGGATCTATTTttggtctaaaaaaaaaaaattaaggattATATTTAACGTGACATTAATCAAACATGCCTGATATATTTCATTTTCGTTATAAGAAACCAATGACTTAATATCCACTACCATTTTGAAGACGTCTAAATCAACAGATATATAGTTAACTAGAGAGAAATTTGGTAGAAATTACATTGACGAAGCAGTCATGGAAGTGAAGGCGAAGGAGAGAAGCCCCCATGCGATTTTCCTTGGAGATCGCGGACTGTACAACGGACTTGACAGTGCTGAAAACCTTAGGGCAGCTTCCCGAATAGAAATTCGTTGAGAGTTGAGCAGAAGATCTCCCTGTGAAACCAGCAAGAACACCCAAAGTGACAATGACCAGTACGGAACAGAAAGAAAATCTTGTAGATGAAGCCATtgttttcaaaaccaataaCGGTAGTGGAAAGAGTGTGTTTAGTTGGAAAATATGTTGGTGGAATAGAAGCATATATAGGGGAAGAAGGACAGAGATGGATGGAGGGGTTGGCACTGGCAGGTGACCTAATCCGAAAGACTAGTATTACATTGCATTGCATGTcattgattcttttttttttttttgggtacaattGCATGTCAATATTGATTTCTATTTTCTACGTATAGTTTTTAAGTAAAAGTAGAACCAAGAAATTGATTGATTGAATAAGGAAGAATATAGGGCATGCCCCGAAACGTTTAGCTAGGTTAAATGAACTAGTAGGACAGTCACACTGTCAAATTAATTACATGCTCCAATTTGTCAAATTATTCAGGGTCCACTCAGTTTTGTCTGCGAaactttctagggttttggatggAGGTCCTGCAAGGGAAATGGAAAGATCAATTCAATATCTTACTTTTTCGACAACAGATTCGTttgagtttgttttttttttttgtcgaaaTACGAATTCGAACATGCTAGCCCTAGATCCAAAACAGTGGATAGAACGTGAAATCAAATTATTAATATGGAAAACGATGTTGTAAAAGTCTCACAATGAGATGAACGATTCAGCATAGCTAGAATTGTCAATAATTCTCGATGATAAGGGAAACTGGGGAAAGAAAATTGAGAATTGCCAGGCTGCCCCATTCTATACAGAAACTTCCAAGGCATCTGCTTTAATGCGAATATGACTAAAGTAACTGTGAAGACCTTTCTCACTTCAAGTTGTGTATGTGCTTTCCCTATACTATAGCTCCTTTAGAATGGTAAAACCAGCAATATTTATAGAGAAACTAAGAAACAAAAGCTCTCTTCTAGAAAATGAATTAATGGATCATTAAACTAGATTAACATATACCTTCACAAATCACAACCTAACCTATCTGTTCAAAAGAATGGGCaatactagctagctagaacTTTCTATTGGGACTAGGAAGATTTAGGGTTTTATTGGTTTAATGAAGACATTCcctcaagaaaagaaaatttaaccTTTGTTCATTTATTACGTACATTTTCATACTATAATGAGAATAAGTACACAGTAAATATAAGACCTAAAGATATGAAATTTGTGCATGCATATTCAaaaatttttgttaaaattaacATTGTAAATATTGAATACAAGTTAAACATTTGGCATTACTATTTAGATGATATTGCTGGCTACTATAGGTGTGATATATATACCAATTATTGGCGAGTACTATAGGTAAATAGTTGGTGGTTCCAGCTATGAGCTATGATAAGCCAGGGTTTGAAATGGACATTTTATCAGTTTCAACTTTCGATCgagtgtgaaaatatttacaATGCAATTGCCATTTGCGGTAATTAATCATATGGATCCCAAAAATCTTCATTGACGCGAAcgtaatattttttctttttttgaaaggacGCGAACGTAATATTATTATTACATAGTACAAGTACGTAATACCGTTATTAATAGCTAGGTTTGATTGGATAGGAGTTGCAATGGTTCCAATTAAGCATCCTGTATATAGCTGTAGTTAGGTAGCTGGGATCGATCAATCTTTATTTCAAATCCATCAACAATTGAAAGTTAGGCGTGCCAcgcaaaataaaaatcagaaacagTACTGCAGATTGATCTTGCTGGACTCTCACGTAATCGATCTTTCTCGAGTAGTTTTTCTATCCAAATGCAATCGAGCTCATTCATTGAGATGAGACAGTCACAGTTCACTCAAACTTCATATTGTGCATAAAAACAAACCTGTCAAAAGCTAGTAGTCTAGTACTGCAGGCGCGGAAGTTTTTCTTTGATCCAATGAAGGCATTTCATTCATATAGTCTTAATTGTTACAAGTCGAAAGTGAGCAGGAGCCACTATTGCCAACTCGTAATTTAACTTCTATCGTCCAATGAGACGAAAAAGGAGCTACATACTCTCCATCACACCATAACACTGGAAAAAGACTCTATCCAATTGCAACAATGGAGACTCATAAATCGACAAAGTGCCAACACAAGTGGTACAGGCCGTTGGCATAACATCCAGATCATGGCTCTAAATCCGGGAGGTACATGTGTTTGAGTCAACTCCGCCTCCTGCTGAGTGAATACTCGAGATAGATTTGGATATAATCCGACATCACACATTAGCGGTGTTTTGTAGTTTAAAAACTCTTACATAAGAGCCGTGTTCTTGAAGGGTTGCTTTAGTAAATAGTAATTCCAAGCTTAAAAACACGTGCATCATAGTACATCAGTCAAAATTCAAAAGAACGTTCAAAGGTTGCTCGTAGTCACTTCAAACAGTATAAAGATGAGGCTAGTCCAGCAACTGACCAACTTATGAATGTTTAATTATGCATAGAATATTGTATAGAGATCTATATATGTTGCTAGGTTTATAATTAGTGTACGTGTTGTAAAATATGCAGTCACACTaatttgaaacttgaaagtttTCGAAAGATGCTTTATAATCGAACTTTGGTCATTTCCGCGATGAGTCACGATTTATGACTCAAGAAGGTGCAATGAATCAATATTCGCTCTTTTCTTATATGATATGAGGGAATAAGTTATTGTATGATATGAGTTAGCCGGCATAATATTATCTACTCAAATGGAAAAAATAAAACTTGAAAGAGCATGCTTTAATTATGCTCTTACAAATACCTCaacctcttttatttttttatataaaaaaacaaTTATGTTAGTCTTGTTTAACAGTTTACGCACGCACTTTTCATAACAGATTAACAAGTAAACTTTGCATTATGGTTTATAGTTTATATCTAGTTGATCATATTTATTTAGTGGATCATAACAAGTCTGATTGAATCAAGAACAAATGTGGTTAGACTAATTACGACATTCACAAAGAGCTCCTCTGTAAGAGTCGATGGAGAACAAAGTGCTGCTAATAGTCTAGTCTTAAACTAAAAACTTAAAAACGAAGAACATAATTGAATATGCTTTATGTTCTAACATGTTCATAGTGTGTATTACAATCATAGCTATTGAAGTTTGATGCTCAATTTCAAACACATAGCTTCAAAATGGCATCTATATATCCTCCTCTTGAATGATATATTGATAAAAGAGTTCGGATCTCGTCCATCgttaaaaaatataataaacttTTGCATGGTTTTGACTAGTATAATTATTGGTGGAGTGGGGCTAAACCCTAACTAACCAACCTACCAGAGCTTCGACTTCAAGCAATCATCTTTAGACTTTTCATACAGCTAGCTGCTAGCCGCCTTCCCTATCAGAAAATCCCTTTCGACTGCTTTAATTTAATCCAACACAAGTCAAAGATAACTTCTTCTCCAATTATAAATTATTGAGACCTCTGCCTAATCAATGGGCCGCAACGAATCATTTCCCATCTAAACCCATCCCCAATAAACGGGCCTGCCTAACAATTGGGTCGGCCCATAAACGAAATGGATTAAAGTGTTTCCGACGGGACCGTTTGGTCCAGACTCGACTGAGCTATGTACACACAATCTTCTCTTCCACTCGCCCATGGCGGCGTGCCGTCGACGTCGTCATTCCTGCCGGAGCCGGAACCAGGTAGCATAGAAGACGCTCTGCTCCAATTGGTCCAGGACCACCACCACAACTCCCTCAAGCTTCGCGAACGCACAGGTTGGTCACTAGTCAATTCCCCCAAATTGAAATTTCCCAAATTGGTCGGTCACTGAAATTAGGGTTCCAGTTAGTGTTAATTAATTAGAGTTTTTGATTGAATTGAAGCAGATAGGGCGAAGAAGGACGCGATCAAGAAGGCGGCGCGTGCGGCGGAGCTGATGGTGGAGGCGGTGAACGGCGGCGTCCAAGAGTCGTTCGTAAACGAGAAGCGAATCGAGCTTGAGATTCGGGCTTTGGCGGCCACCATTACCCGATTCACCAAGCAAACGGATCAGTGGCTCACCGTCACTCATTCTATGAACACTGCCATCAAGGTAGAgacttttaattttttatttattttttttttcccgattTTGTTGTGATGTGGTTTGGTTTGTGTAACAGGAAATTGGGGACTTTGAGAATTGGATGAAGATCATGGAGTTTGATTGTAAGAGCATCACTGCAGCTATACACAATATTCACCAAGCTTGAGACTTAAAGAGTGTGAGCAAGTTGTTTCAGCCATGTAATTTCTGATCATCTTCTCTGTATTTTGTAAATCATTTTCAATCCTTGAACTAGATGCATTTTCAATCCATGTACGAACGATTATAATGGAAGTGAAATTGTATCAATTCCTACGATCCAATTGGGGCTTATTTCTGAATCCTACAATGTTTAGGAGATGTTGAGTTCTAGCAAAAAGTCCCTGAGGGGGTTCCATCATTCCTACCGACCCTCGTTGGTATTATACTCTAAATTAGGGATATGTATAACAATTCAAGTTGTTATTACCTACTTCATCTGAATCACAGTTGACATGGGAGTTGCTAGCCTATCGAAATCTCAACTAGATGTTAAATGCATTGTAGCTTTCAACATGTCATATGAAAAGGAAGTAGAAGGAAAATGTCAAATGTATAAATATATCAGAAACTCATATTGTACATTATACCATGGAGTAGCTGTCTTTTGTTTGTGTCCAATTTCAATGTCAACTTCTAAGGATCGGAATTAGGTTGAAATAACCAAGAACCAAGGAAAGAAGTTTCCCACGTCTGCAAATTTTGAATGGGATTTGGATTTCGGTTCTAATGCAGTAATCTTCCATCTGAATTCACCATCGACTCCCCAGTAAGACTTGGTCTATAAACGGTGTTGTTGACCTGTTTCATTATGTTCTAGTCTAATTATAATGTAGGAGTCCACCTACCATTTTCTAATTAGAATGTTGCCCTGGCCTCTTGGATATGGTCATAGTGAGAAATCTTCTTTTGCAGATTGTGTGAGGAACAAGAAGTGGGATTCTGTATAAACTATTCATCTTTGTCTTCTTCCCCGAAAATAGACATTAATTAAAAGTTGGCGCAAGCACCAGAGTCTTACTGATTAAATTAACCTAGTCAAGCTGGATCATGTTCAATCAGTTGGAGGTGTTTGCCATTTAAGAAAATGTCAAGTGTTTTCAAGTTTCTGAAGCCTTGCAAGCTAAGGTAACGGTGGATATAAAAATGGACCTGTAATTAAATAGATCATAGGGATTTTAACCACAATCATTAGTCAACTTCTGGAGAAAATTTAGTTCTTTCATAAAATTGGAATTTTCTGCTAGGCTTTTCTGACCGATAAAACTAGCCAAGCGTTTCCTGGGAGAAAATTTTGGCAGCGAACAAGTGTATATACAAGTCACATTCACAATAAGTCCATAACAGATCATGTTATTTATGAAAGAGACGTCATATAAGCCAGTTATATGTGAGGACATCTTAGTGTTGTTTTGAAGACTTGCAGGAATTCAACAAAGTGTTAGTTTGTAAGGACATCTTAGTTTCTAATGATCTATAAACTTCATTTTGTATAAATGCGAGTAACAATGTGCAACAGCTTTATACCTTTGAAATCTTTGCTTTGCTAGATATACACGAATTTCATATATGTTGTAGCATGAGATTTACTTCTTTTCAAGCTCAACTCTCTATTTCATTTTCTAAATCCCATACGGTGT harbors:
- the LOC133732694 gene encoding biogenesis of lysosome-related organelles complex 1 subunit 1 — translated: MYTQSSLPLAHGGVPSTSSFLPEPEPGSIEDALLQLVQDHHHNSLKLRERTDRAKKDAIKKAARAAELMVEAVNGGVQESFVNEKRIELEIRALAATITRFTKQTDQWLTVTHSMNTAIKEIGDFENWMKIMEFDCKSITAAIHNIHQA
- the LOC133733951 gene encoding peroxidase 4-like; the protein is MLLFHQHIFQLNTLFPLPLLVLKTMASSTRFSFCSVLVIVTLGVLAGFTGRSSAQLSTNFYSGSCPKVFSTVKSVVQSAISKENRMGASLLRLHFHDCFVNGCDGSVLLDDTSSFTGEKTAGPNNNSIRGFEVIDKIKTQVEKACPGVVSCADILTIAARDSVVILGGPSWNVKLGRRDAKTTSLAAANSGVIPPPTSTLSNLITRFQAVGLSTRDMVALSGAHTIGKARCSSFRARIYNETNIDASFAKTRQNSCPSTTGSGDNNLAPLDTQTPNSFDPKYFQNLINKKGLLHSDQILFNGGSTDSLVKTYSASASTFNSDFAKAMIKMGDNKPLTGSQGEIRKNCRKRN